A part of Methanomassiliicoccales archaeon genomic DNA contains:
- a CDS encoding helix-turn-helix transcriptional regulator: MQALETSKLITEEYSAKIILATMGRPRNAFELSEKLGIPIAACYRKIKVLEKAGMIYCCERRLTQAGKRISMYKSRVRNAQIIVERNRLSAKIEMVDGTSTVASYEMNLFADVAVP; this comes from the coding sequence ATGCAGGCACTCGAAACTTCGAAGCTCATTACAGAGGAATACTCAGCGAAGATAATCCTTGCGACAATGGGCCGACCAAGGAATGCTTTTGAGTTGAGCGAGAAGCTTGGGATACCCATAGCGGCATGCTACCGCAAGATCAAGGTCCTTGAGAAAGCAGGAATGATCTATTGTTGCGAGAGAAGATTGACGCAGGCAGGAAAGCGCATCTCGATGTATAAATCGCGGGTCAGGAACGCACAGATAATAGTCGAAAGGAACAGGCTCAGCGCCAAGATAGAAATGGTGGACGGCACTTCCACCGTGGCATCCTATGAGATGAACCTTTTCGCCGATGTGGCCGTTCCATGA
- a CDS encoding metallophosphoesterase, with product MPMRTHQVFPGARITNDRCLWLEHEATIVIADLHIGLESALEADGLHLPRFQTDNMREALIEIIDRYSPKRVVILGDLKHEFSRNVGQELAEVRSILSLLKESSEVNVARGNHDNYLPNIAFKLGINVEERFIIGGITLMHGHTPTDSRPLVIGHEHPSVKVFDEVRANVRLPCFLHLEKERIVVLPAFSPLAPGTDYTSGYGGRTISPVLAHLDIGRAKVYGCSDIGLLPLGELRGLSGLREISDR from the coding sequence GTGCCCATGAGGACGCATCAGGTCTTTCCCGGAGCGAGGATCACAAATGACCGGTGTCTTTGGCTCGAGCATGAGGCGACCATAGTTATCGCCGATCTGCATATAGGGTTGGAGAGCGCCCTGGAGGCGGACGGCCTTCATCTTCCAAGGTTCCAGACCGACAACATGAGGGAGGCGCTGATCGAGATCATCGATAGGTACTCGCCTAAAAGGGTTGTCATCCTTGGCGACCTGAAACATGAATTCTCAAGGAATGTTGGCCAAGAGCTGGCAGAGGTACGATCCATCCTCTCGCTGCTCAAGGAATCGAGCGAGGTCAATGTTGCCCGAGGTAACCATGATAATTACCTTCCGAACATCGCCTTTAAGCTCGGCATAAATGTGGAGGAAAGGTTCATCATAGGCGGTATAACACTGATGCATGGTCACACCCCCACTGATTCAAGGCCGCTTGTCATCGGGCATGAACACCCCTCCGTGAAGGTCTTCGATGAGGTGCGGGCCAATGTCAGGCTACCTTGCTTCCTTCATCTTGAGAAGGAAAGGATCGTCGTACTGCCGGCCTTTTCTCCGTTGGCGCCAGGCACGGATTACACATCGGGATATGGTGGAAGAACGATCTCCCCTGTGCTGGCCCATTTGGATATCGGCAGGGCCAAGGTCTATGGTTGTTCTGACATCGGGTTGCTCCCCTTGGGAGAGCTCAGGGGGCTCTCTGGTCTGAGGGAAATTTCCGACCGTTGA